In Populus trichocarpa isolate Nisqually-1 chromosome 12, P.trichocarpa_v4.1, whole genome shotgun sequence, a genomic segment contains:
- the LOC7484353 gene encoding inositol polyphosphate multikinase alpha has protein sequence MLKVPDHQVAGHKGGHGQPGPLIDDSGRFYKPLQDDDRGAIEAAFYTSFSSNTRVPDHIRRFFPVFHGTQLIEASDGSGQRPHLVLEDVVSGRSHPSVMDVKIGSRTWYPEASEDYIQRCFEKDRKSSSLCLGFRISGLQLYGSEESELWKPERKLVQNLSADGVRVVLKNFVSSNSPIDPNLNPDCAFASSVYGGSSGILAQLLELKSWFEDQTIYHLNSCSVLMVYEKKKVLKGGSSDAEVKLIDFAHVTEGNGIIDHNFVGGLCSLIKFISEILTSPDECTTKVCLQNSDNKNEILTSSNECTTKVCL, from the coding sequence ATGCTTAAGGTCCCAGATCACCAGGTTGCGGGTCACAAAGGTGGTCATGGCCAGCCTGGTCCCCTCATTGATGATTCAGGGCGTTTCTACAAGCCTCTTCAGGATGATGACCGGGGCGCGATAGAGGCTGCGTTTTATACCTCCTTCTCGTCGAACACGAGGGTTCCAGATCACATCCGAAGATTCTTTCCTGTTTTTCACGGGACTCAGCTAATAGAGGCATCTGATGGGTCTGGCCAGCGGCCGCACCTTGTTTTGGAGGATGTTGTCTCTGGTCGTTCGCATCCCTCGGTTATGGATGTTAAGATTGGTTCTAGAACTTGGTACCCTGAAGCTTCTGAGGATTACATCCAGCGATGCTTTGAGAAAGATAGGAAATCTAGTAGCTTGTGTTTGGGGTTTAGGATTTCTGGGTTGCAGTTATATGGAAGTGAAGAGTCTGAGTTGTGGAAGCCGGAGAGAAAACTTGTTCAGAATCTTAGCGCGGATGGGGTTAGAGTGGTGCTGAAGAACTTTGTTTCTTCCAATTCGCCAATTGATCCAAATTTGAACCCTGATTGTGCTTTTGCGTCAAGCGTTTATGGTGGTTCTTCTGGGATTTTGGCTCAATTATTGGAGCTAAAGTCATGGTTTGAGGATCAAACCATCTACCATTTGAATTCTTGTTCCGTTCTCATGgtgtatgaaaaaaagaaagtgctAAAAGGAGGGAGTTCGGATGCTGAAGTTAAACTTATTGACTTCGCTCATGTCACAGAAGGCAACGGCATCATTGATCATAATTTCGTGGGTGGGCTCTGCTCTTTGATAAAGTTCATCTCAGAGATTCTTACCAGTCCCGATGAGTGCACAACTAAAGTATGTTTGCAGAACTCTGACAACAAAAATGAGATTCTTACCAGTTCCAATGAGTGCACAACCAAAGTTTGTTTGTAG
- the LOC7484905 gene encoding germin-like protein subfamily 3 member 4, translating into MKFTLFFCIFLCPCITICLADSDNLQDTCPTATIGMQTVFINGFPCKNPNSVVASDFKSSKLSHPGDTGTFFRSSLTLDMAADFPGLNTLGLSIARTDLEVEGLTMPHSHPRASEIFFVSTGVVFAGFFDTQSKLFSKILKPGEVFVVPQGLLHFFINTGDEAAVIFSVLNSQNPGVVKISGASFEPDDEEMVDKLVRKIKSAAALEGKASSIQNVTPTDF; encoded by the coding sequence ATGAAATTCACACTTTTCTTCTGCATTTTCCTGTGCCCTTGCATCACTATCTGCTTGGCAGATAGCGATAATCTTCAGGATACTTGCCCAACAGCTACTATAGGCATGCAAACTGTCTTCATCAATGGCTTCCCTTGCAAGAACCCAAACAGCGTCGTTGCTTCAGATTTCAAGTCATCAAAACTGAGTCATCCTGGTGACACAGGCACTTTCTTCCGTTCATCACTTACCCTTGACATGGCTGCGGATTTCCCAGGTCTCAACACTCTCGGCCTCTCAATAGCTAGGACTGACCTTGAAGTTGAAGGTTTGACCATGCCCCATTCCCATCCAAGAGCATCGGAGATATTCTTCGTTAGCACAGGTGTGGTGTTTGCTGGCTTTTTCGACACTCAAAGCAAACTGTTCTCAAAAATTCTCAAGCCAGGAGAAGTTTTTGTGGTTCCTCAAGGTCTGCTCCACTTTTTCATCAATACTGGCGATGAGGCTGCAGTTATTTTCTCTGTACTTAATAGCCAGAACCCAGGGGTGGTAAAGATTTCCGGTGCATCGTTTGAGCCTGATGATGAGGAAATGGTAGATAAACTAGTAAGGAAAATAAAATCTGCTGCTGCCTTGGAGGGCAAAGCATCTAGCATTCAGAATGTGACTCCGACTGACTTTTAA
- the LOC7484354 gene encoding respiratory burst oxidase homolog protein C, which translates to MQDMGREDHHSDSEMSGSERLAYSGPLSGPLNKRPGRKSARFSIPGTTTSKDEQYVEITLDVRNDSVAVHSVKAANGVEEDPEMALLAKGLEKRSASNVLRTASARIRQVSHEIKRLASFSKRPPPGRLDRSKSAAAHALKGLKFISKTDGGAGWAAVEKRFDEITASTDGLLPRARFCECIGMKESKDFAGELFNALARKRNMHCDSISKAELREFWDQISNQSFDSRLQTFFDMVDKDADGRITEEEVREIITLSASANKLSNIQKQAEEYAALIMEELDPENHGYILIENLEMLLLQGSNQSVRGESRNLSHMLSQKLKPTLDSNPLNRWCRSTKYFLLDNWQRVWVMALWIVFMASLFAYKYIQYRRREAYEVMGHCVCMAKGAAETLKLNMALILLPVCRNTLTWLRNKTKLGVVVPFDDNLNFHKVIAVGIAVGVGIHGISHLACDFPRLLQASEEKWELMQQFFGDQPSSYWHFVKSKEGVTGIVMVVLMAIAFTLATPWFRRNKLNLPTWLKKLTGFNAFWYSHHLFVIVYTLLVVHGYYLYLTHKWYKKTTWMYLAVPVILYGSERLIRALRSSIKAVTIQKVAIYPGNVLALHMSKPQGFRYKSGQYMFVNCAAVSPFEWHPFSITSAPGDDYLSVHIRTLGDWTRQLRTVFSEVCQPPPDGKSGLLRSDCFQGHNSNLPRVLIDGPYGAPAQDYKKYEVVLLVGLGIGATPMISIVKDIVSNIRTMEEEENAVENGAGGIGNSPSTKIPSPYTQKRKENFKTRRAYFYWVTREQGSFDWFKGVMNEVAEIDHNHVIELHNYCTSVYEEGDARSALIAMLQSINHAKNGVDIVSGTRVKSHFAKPNWRNVYKRTALNHPDSRVGVFYCGAPALTKELRQLALDFSHKTSTKFDFHKENF; encoded by the exons ATGCAAGATATGGGTAGAGAAGATCATCACTCTGATTCAGAGATGTCAGGGAGCGAAAGGTTAGCTTACAGCGGTCCATTGAGTGGACCTCTTAATAAAAGACCAGGAAGAAAGAGTGCAAGGTTTAGCATACCAGGCACGACCACATCCAAAGATGAACAATACGTGGAGATCACCCTTGATGTCCGAAATGATTCTGTGGCTGTACACAGTGTTAAAGCTGCGAATGGTGTTGAGGAGGATCCTGAGATGGCATTACTTGCCAAAGGTCTAGAGAAAAGATCTGCTTCCAATGTTCTGAGAACTGCTTCAGCAAGAATTAGACAGGTTTCTCATGAAATAAAGCGGTTGGCTTCATTCTCGAAGAGGCCTCCTCCTGGTCGCCTCGACAGGAGTAAATCTGCCGCGGCTCATGCTTTAAAAGGACTAAAGTTTATCAGCAAGACTGATGGCGGGGCAGGATGGGCTGCTGTGGAGAAGCGATTCGATGAAATTACTGCTTCTACTGATGGCTTGCTTCCTCGTGCACGATTCTGTGAATGTATAG GAATGAAGGAGTCAAAAGACTTTGCGGGAGAGTTGTTTAATGCACTGGCTAGGAAACGGAATATGCACTGCGACTCGATCAGTAAAGCTGAGCTGAGGGAATTCTGGGATCAGATTTCCAATCAAAGTTTTGACTCCAGGCTCCAAACTTTCTTTGACAT GGTGGATAAAGATGCTGATGGTAGAATCACAGAAGAGGAAGTCAGAGAG ATCATCACCCTTAGTGCTTCTGCAAATAAACTGTCAAATATCCAGAAGCAAGCTGAGGAATATGCAGCATTGATCATGGAAGAATTGGATCCAGAAAATCATGGATACATCCTG atagaGAACCTGGAAATGCTTCTATTGCAAGGATCAAACCAGTCTGTAAGAGGAGAAAGCCGAAACCTGAGCCATATGCTAAGCCAGAAGCTTAAGCCTACATTGGATAGCAACCCATTAAACAGATGGTGTAGAAGcacaaaatatttcttattagaCAACTGGCAAAGAGTTTGGGTAATGGCTCTATGGATTGTTTTCATGGCTAGTTTATTTGCATACAAGTATATACAATATCGACGAAGAGAGGCGTATGAGGTAATGGGCCATTGTGTATGCATGGCCAAGGGAGCAGCAGAGACGCTCAAACTGAATATGGCTCTAATTTTACTACCTGTCTGCCGAAACACCCTCACCTGGCTCAGGAACAAGACCAAACTAGGCGTTGTGGTTCCTTTTGACGACAATCTCAATTTCCACAAG GTGATAGCAGTGGGGATTGCAGTGGGAGTTGGTATCCATGGGATTTCACATTTAGCCTGCGACTTCCCTCGTCTTCTTCAAGCAAGTGAAGAAAAGTGGGAGCTTATGCAGCAATTTTTCGGGGATCAACCTTCAAGTTACTGGCATTTTGTTAAGTCAAAGGAAGGAGTAACCGGGATCGTAATGGTTGTGTTGATGGCCATAGCCTTCACCCTAGCCACCCCTTGGTTCAGACGTAATAAGCTCAATTTGCCAACATGGCTCAAGAAACTCACTGGTTTTAATGCATTTTGGTATTCTCACCATCTCTTCGTCATCGTCTACACCCTGCTCGTCGTCCATGGTTATTACCTCTACCTGACTCATAAATGGTATAAGAAGACG ACCTGGATGTACTTGGCAGTTCCTGTGATACTTTACGGCAGTGAAAGATTGATTAGAGCACTGAGATCTAGCATCAAGGCTGTTACCATacaaaaa GTGGCAATTTACCCTGGAAATGTCTTGGCACTGCACATGTCAAAGCCTCAAGGATTTAGATACAAGAGTGGGCAATACATGTTTGTCAACTGTGCTGCTGTCTCTCCATTTGAATG GCACCCATTTTCTATTACTTCAGCCCCTGGAGATGACTACCTCAGTGTTCACATTAGAACTCTCGGTGATTGGACAAGGCAGCTTCGAACAGTGTTCTCAGAG GTATGTCAGCCACCTCCTGATGGGAAGAGTGGACTTCTCAGATCTGATTGCTTCCAAGGACACAACTCAAA TTTGCCAAGAGTCTTGATTGACGGTCCATATGGAGCACCAGCACAGGACTACAAGAAATATGAGGTGGTATTGCTTGTTGGTCTAGGAATTGGAGCAACCCCAATGATCAGCATTGTGAAGGACATAGTGAGTAACATTAGGacgatggaggaagaagaaaatgcagTAGAAAATGGTGCTGGTGGAATAGGCAATAGCCCATCAACTAAAATCCCAAGTCCTTatacacaaaaaagaaaagaaaacttcaagACGAGGCGAGCATACTTCTATTGGGTGACAAGAGAGCAAGGGTCCTTTGACTGGTTTAAAGGGGTGATGAATGAAGTGGCTGAAATAGACCATAACCATGTTATAGAGCTTCACAACTATTGTACCAGTGTTTATGAAGAGGGTGACGCAAGGTCTGCTCTGATTGCCATGCTTCAATCCATAAATCATGCCAAGAATGGTGTGGACATCGTCTCTGGCACGCGAGTCAAGTCTCACTTCGCCAAGCCTAATTGGCGTAATGTCTACAAGCGCACAGCGCTTAACCACCCTGATTCTAGAGTTG GAGTGTTTTATTGCGGGGCACCAGCATTGACAAAAGAGCTGCGCCAACTAGCCTTGGATTTCTCTCACAAGACCAGTACCAAGTTTGATTTTCACAAAGAAAACTTCTAA